The Candidatus Acetothermia bacterium genome has a segment encoding these proteins:
- the pfkA gene encoding 6-phosphofructokinase has product MTRVAVLTSGGDAPGMNAAIRAVVRTGIAHGWEVFGVRRGYAGLLEGALIPLGARDVGGIIQLGGTVLGSARCPEFRTEAGQQEALRTLSRHAIDALVVIGGNGSQSGAYGLARLGFPVVGVASTIDNDLVGSDITIGVDTALNVALEAIDRLKVTASSHQRAFLVEVMGRDCGYLALMAGIAGGAEAVVIPEVETDPEALAAELHQAYERGKPHALVVVAEGARYNASRLAEYFRKNEKRLGFELRVTILGHVQRGGAPGAFDRLLATQLGAAAVDCLARGEHGVLVGWIRGAVATTPLAEAARYKKELDPELFELAQVLAR; this is encoded by the coding sequence ATGACCAGGGTGGCTGTATTGACGAGCGGTGGCGACGCCCCAGGCATGAACGCCGCCATCCGCGCCGTGGTTCGTACCGGCATCGCCCACGGGTGGGAGGTGTTCGGGGTCCGCCGCGGCTACGCCGGCCTCCTCGAGGGCGCCCTCATCCCCCTCGGAGCGCGGGACGTGGGCGGCATCATCCAGCTTGGGGGGACGGTGCTCGGCAGCGCCCGCTGCCCCGAGTTCAGAACCGAAGCCGGGCAGCAAGAAGCCCTCCGGACCCTGAGCCGCCACGCCATCGATGCCCTGGTGGTCATCGGCGGAAACGGTTCCCAAAGTGGGGCGTATGGGCTCGCGCGGCTCGGGTTCCCCGTGGTGGGGGTGGCCTCCACCATCGACAACGACCTCGTGGGCTCCGACATCACCATCGGCGTGGACACCGCCCTCAACGTGGCCCTGGAGGCGATCGATCGACTGAAGGTGACCGCCTCCTCGCACCAGCGGGCGTTCCTGGTGGAGGTGATGGGGCGGGACTGTGGGTATCTGGCGCTCATGGCCGGCATCGCCGGCGGGGCGGAAGCGGTGGTCATCCCCGAGGTGGAGACGGACCCGGAGGCGCTGGCCGCCGAGCTCCATCAGGCCTACGAGCGGGGGAAGCCCCACGCTCTGGTGGTGGTGGCGGAGGGGGCGCGGTACAACGCCTCCCGCCTTGCCGAATACTTCCGGAAGAACGAAAAGCGGCTGGGGTTTGAGCTTAGGGTGACGATCCTCGGGCACGTCCAGCGGGGCGGGGCCCCGGGCGCGTTCGACCGCCTGCTGGCCACCCAGCTCGGGGCGGCGGCCGTTGATTGCCTCGCCCGCGGCGAACACGGGGTACTGGTGGGCTGGATCCGGGGGGCGGTGGCCACCACCCCGCTCGCCGAAGCGGCCCGGTACAAGAAGGAGTTAGATCCTGAGCTTTTCGAGCTCGCCCAGGTGCTGGCGCGGTAA
- a CDS encoding glycoside hydrolase family 13 protein produces the protein MNPPEWVRDAVFYQIFPDRFRNGDPRNDPPGARPWGELPDRASFFGGDLWGILEKLDYLADLGITALYLTPIFKAPTNHKYDTEDYFQVDPAFGGNDALRELTSALHARGMRIVLDGVFNHCGERHPFFQDVLRHGRASPYWDWFTIRGDRDVREPEPNYVCWAGCPTLPEWNHRTPAVRGYLLSVVRHWIREYEIDGWRLDTVEYLPPDFVRDIFRTVKKENPDAYVLGEVMGIATSWFKHGALDGVMHYKLWEGLVHFFAQGTWDARRFAHYVYSLWRSYPEENGFACYTLLGSHDKPRFLTLCQGDKRRLLLATAFLLGFPGAPAIYYGDEIGMEGGEDPDCRCCFAWDQNLWDQEARAAVRELVRLRRGEPALRGGDLHFVEAHGRTLCLRRTLAGEEVFVVLNAGDGEEAFLLPGRFRDLLAGEEVSGEVILPPWSFRILKRRT, from the coding sequence ATGAACCCGCCGGAGTGGGTGCGGGACGCCGTCTTCTACCAGATCTTCCCCGATCGGTTCCGCAACGGGGACCCGCGGAACGATCCACCCGGAGCAAGGCCCTGGGGAGAGCTCCCCGATCGAGCAAGCTTTTTCGGCGGAGATCTGTGGGGAATCCTGGAGAAGCTGGATTACCTGGCGGACCTCGGGATAACCGCCCTGTACCTCACCCCGATCTTCAAGGCTCCCACCAACCACAAGTACGACACCGAGGACTACTTCCAGGTGGACCCGGCCTTTGGGGGGAACGACGCCCTCCGTGAGCTCACCTCGGCCCTGCACGCCCGCGGCATGCGCATCGTGCTCGACGGGGTGTTCAACCACTGCGGGGAACGGCACCCCTTCTTCCAGGACGTGCTCCGGCACGGCCGGGCCTCCCCCTACTGGGACTGGTTCACCATCCGGGGAGATAGGGACGTTCGCGAACCGGAGCCCAACTACGTCTGCTGGGCCGGTTGCCCCACTTTGCCGGAGTGGAACCACCGAACCCCCGCAGTGCGGGGATACTTGCTTTCGGTGGTACGCCACTGGATACGCGAATACGAAATCGACGGCTGGCGCCTGGACACGGTGGAATACCTGCCCCCGGACTTCGTGCGGGATATTTTCCGGACGGTCAAAAAAGAAAACCCTGACGCCTACGTCCTCGGGGAGGTGATGGGGATCGCCACCTCCTGGTTCAAGCACGGGGCGCTCGATGGGGTGATGCACTACAAGCTTTGGGAGGGGCTCGTCCACTTCTTCGCCCAAGGGACATGGGATGCCCGCCGGTTCGCCCACTACGTCTACAGCCTGTGGCGTAGTTACCCGGAGGAGAATGGGTTCGCCTGCTACACTCTCCTTGGAAGCCACGACAAACCTCGTTTCCTAACCCTTTGCCAGGGAGACAAACGGCGCCTGCTTCTGGCCACGGCCTTTCTGCTCGGCTTTCCCGGTGCACCGGCGATCTACTACGGGGACGAAATCGGGATGGAGGGCGGGGAAGATCCGGACTGCCGCTGCTGCTTCGCCTGGGACCAGAACCTATGGGACCAGGAGGCCCGCGCGGCCGTCCGGGAGCTTGTGCGCCTACGCCGTGGTGAGCCGGCCCTGCGCGGCGGGGACTTACACTTCGTCGAGGCGCACGGGCGAACGCTTTGCCTGCGACGGACCCTTGCGGGGGAGGAGGTCTTCGTCGTCCTGAACGCGGGGGACGGGGAAGAAGCGTTTCTCCTTCCAGGAAGGTTTCGGGATCTGCTCGCCGGAGAGGAAGTATCGGGCGAGGTCATCCTGCCGCCGTGGAGCTTTCGGATCCTCAAACGGCGAACGTGA
- the malG gene encoding maltose ABC transporter permease MalG → MYRRPTLVGAIVRHLILWIAIVFALFPVVWILSASFNPTNTLVGQRLIPRNPSVGHYQELFTNPQHPFPIWIANSVKVSGLTALFTTTLTALGAYAFSRFRFRGRRTGLMALLLVQMFPQMLAMVALYILLLRLGGFIPAIGLNTHTGLILVYLGGALGFNTWLMKGYFDTIPRSLEESAMIDGATRFQAFTRIILPLARPILAVVFILQFIATYSDYLLASVLLTGVQRYTLAVGLRLFITGQYTTRWGMFAAASIVGALPIVLIFYLLQNQLISGLTRGAVKG, encoded by the coding sequence ATGTATAGGCGCCCGACCCTGGTGGGCGCCATCGTTCGGCATCTCATCCTCTGGATCGCGATCGTGTTCGCCCTGTTCCCCGTTGTGTGGATCCTGTCGGCTTCGTTCAACCCCACCAACACCTTGGTCGGCCAACGGCTCATCCCCCGGAACCCCTCGGTGGGCCATTACCAAGAGCTGTTCACCAACCCTCAGCACCCATTCCCGATATGGATCGCAAACAGCGTCAAGGTCTCCGGGCTCACCGCCCTGTTCACGACCACTCTGACCGCGCTGGGGGCGTATGCCTTTTCCCGGTTCCGGTTCCGGGGGCGCCGAACCGGACTCATGGCACTCCTTCTTGTACAAATGTTTCCCCAAATGCTGGCCATGGTGGCGCTGTACATCCTCTTGCTCAGGCTGGGGGGCTTCATCCCGGCCATTGGCCTGAATACGCATACCGGACTGATCCTGGTGTACTTGGGAGGAGCGCTCGGGTTCAACACCTGGCTCATGAAGGGGTACTTTGACACCATCCCCCGCTCGCTCGAGGAGTCGGCCATGATCGATGGGGCTACGCGCTTTCAGGCCTTCACCAGGATCATCCTACCTCTTGCCCGGCCCATCCTGGCCGTGGTGTTCATCCTCCAGTTCATCGCTACGTACTCAGACTACCTTTTGGCGAGCGTCCTGCTCACCGGCGTTCAGCGGTACACTCTGGCCGTGGGCCTGCGTCTGTTCATCACGGGACAGTACACCACTCGCTGGGGAATGTTTGCGGCCGCCTCCATCGTGGGGGCCCTCCCCATCGTGCTCATCTTCTACCTCCTGCAAAACCAGCTCATCTCGGGGCTTACCCGCGGAGCCGTCAAGGGATGA
- a CDS encoding rhodanese-like domain-containing protein, whose product MKQWILSLVLVALVALGGWAGPRLVVDQPVYDFGQVPEGMLVQHVYVLRNVGDAPLNFTQPPSRTCGCTSVLLTKTVLLPGEQAELTVHFESTGYGGQSVKRSLTVYSDDPQAQTQTLTIQGFVRPAQPFEGSAVGLHDHRNYYLLVDLRDAQAFAQGHLLGAINIPFAELGSWIPRLPRWPYIYFYDETGAAAAQAAQWLMDQGFAARAVAGGLVGWWQELGGLFFVWAQGAPQTLPSGIPYYGGNPVSAGQVAQKYLVLLDLRDPQAFAQGHFPGAVNLPRPTLDVLAAWAAALPPRSALSAGGGVAIWCLDEDGTSAVQAAQYLWSNGFPLARGLIGGLAQWRLRYGDELLWPGTP is encoded by the coding sequence ATGAAGCAGTGGATCCTGTCTTTGGTGCTGGTTGCGCTCGTGGCTCTTGGCGGTTGGGCCGGGCCGAGGTTGGTGGTGGACCAACCGGTGTACGATTTCGGCCAGGTGCCCGAGGGGATGCTGGTCCAGCACGTGTACGTCCTCCGCAACGTGGGGGACGCCCCGCTCAACTTCACCCAGCCGCCCTCCCGGACCTGCGGCTGCACCTCCGTGTTGCTTACGAAGACGGTGCTCTTGCCGGGAGAACAGGCGGAGCTCACCGTCCATTTCGAGTCCACCGGATACGGGGGGCAGTCGGTCAAGCGTTCGCTCACCGTGTACTCCGACGACCCGCAGGCTCAGACGCAGACCCTGACCATCCAAGGGTTCGTGCGGCCGGCCCAGCCGTTCGAGGGATCGGCCGTCGGCCTCCACGACCACAGGAACTACTACCTCCTCGTGGACCTTCGGGACGCCCAGGCGTTCGCCCAAGGGCACCTCCTGGGAGCGATCAACATCCCGTTCGCCGAGCTTGGGAGCTGGATCCCGCGGCTGCCGCGGTGGCCCTACATCTACTTCTACGACGAGACAGGGGCTGCGGCCGCCCAGGCCGCGCAATGGTTGATGGACCAGGGGTTTGCGGCCCGGGCCGTGGCCGGGGGACTCGTCGGGTGGTGGCAAGAGCTGGGGGGCCTGTTCTTCGTGTGGGCACAAGGGGCACCCCAGACCCTGCCCAGCGGGATCCCGTACTACGGGGGGAACCCGGTCTCCGCCGGTCAGGTCGCCCAGAAGTACCTGGTCCTCCTCGACCTGCGCGACCCGCAGGCGTTCGCCCAGGGCCACTTCCCGGGGGCGGTGAACCTGCCTCGACCTACCTTGGACGTGCTCGCGGCGTGGGCGGCCGCACTGCCGCCTAGGTCGGCCCTCTCGGCTGGGGGCGGGGTCGCCATTTGGTGCCTGGACGAGGATGGGACCTCAGCCGTCCAGGCCGCTCAGTACCTGTGGTCCAACGGGTTTCCCCTGGCACGTGGCCTCATCGGTGGCCTTGCCCAGTGGCGGCTGCGGTACGGGGACGAACTCCTGTGGCCCGGGACCCCATAG
- the thrC gene encoding threonine synthase: protein MTGQLYCPRCGFTVQPTPVPAPCPRCRVPLTYRRDLPRDLKRGDLVGRGVWRYAPFLPPVEPVTLGEGGTPLVPSLRIGPNLGITLWFKLEGGNPSGSFKDRGAAVLVAVLRSFGIRAVADDSSGNAGSALAAYAARAGLQAQLFVPAYASEKKLAQIRAYGAGLALVPGPRERAADAVRAACAADPGLAYASHNESPYFLEGLATLAYELFEGLDGEVPDHVVAPVGGGGLFLGLGYGFARLRALGWLARAPRVHAAQAEACAPIARAAAQGLEEPAPAGSKDTVAEGIRIPRPPRGREVLGLLRALGGAAVTVPEEEILATRAELAEREGIYVEPTSAVAVAALRALVARGAIRPGEEVVVPLTGSGLKAGSDAATG, encoded by the coding sequence ATGACCGGGCAACTCTACTGTCCGCGTTGTGGCTTCACTGTGCAGCCGACGCCGGTGCCGGCCCCCTGCCCGCGGTGCCGGGTCCCGTTGACCTACCGTCGGGATCTGCCCCGCGACCTCAAGCGGGGGGATCTGGTCGGGCGAGGCGTGTGGCGCTATGCCCCGTTCCTGCCGCCCGTGGAACCGGTGACGCTGGGGGAGGGGGGCACCCCACTCGTGCCGTCGCTGCGCATCGGCCCGAACCTTGGGATCACCCTTTGGTTCAAGCTGGAGGGCGGCAATCCCAGCGGGTCGTTCAAGGACCGCGGGGCGGCGGTGCTGGTGGCCGTGCTGCGGTCGTTCGGGATCCGGGCGGTGGCCGACGACTCGTCGGGGAACGCTGGGTCAGCCCTGGCCGCGTACGCCGCCCGGGCCGGGCTGCAGGCTCAGCTGTTCGTCCCCGCCTACGCCTCGGAGAAGAAGCTCGCCCAGATCCGCGCCTACGGGGCGGGACTCGCCCTCGTCCCCGGACCGCGGGAGCGGGCGGCTGACGCCGTGCGCGCGGCGTGCGCCGCCGACCCCGGTCTTGCCTACGCTTCCCACAACGAATCCCCGTACTTCCTCGAGGGCCTGGCCACCCTCGCCTACGAGCTGTTCGAGGGCCTGGACGGGGAGGTCCCCGACCACGTGGTGGCCCCGGTGGGGGGTGGGGGCCTCTTCCTCGGGCTCGGGTACGGGTTCGCCCGCCTGCGCGCCCTCGGCTGGCTTGCCCGCGCCCCCCGGGTCCACGCCGCTCAGGCCGAAGCGTGTGCGCCCATCGCCCGCGCCGCCGCCCAAGGGCTGGAGGAGCCGGCACCGGCCGGCTCCAAGGACACGGTGGCCGAGGGGATTCGCATCCCGCGGCCGCCGCGGGGGCGGGAGGTCCTCGGCCTCCTCCGCGCGCTCGGGGGGGCGGCGGTGACGGTGCCGGAGGAGGAAATCCTGGCGACGCGGGCGGAGCTGGCGGAGCGGGAAGGCATCTACGTGGAGCCCACGTCGGCCGTGGCCGTGGCCGCGTTGCGGGCCCTCGTCGCCCGGGGCGCGATCCGGCCGGGGGAGGAGGTGGTCGTCCCCCTCACCGGCTCCGGCCTCAAGGCCGGGTCGGACGCGGCGACGGGATGA
- a CDS encoding FAD-dependent oxidoreductase: protein MRYDVAVIGAGPAGLFAALELAESGLSTVVVEKGQAPRERRSITCGVGGAGAFSDGKLNLTPRIGGDPAAIGCSVAELAELIAYVDHVFTRYGAPAQYSGEDHKALARLKKAAAEAGVEFISGRQRHIGTGCIREVIDAMYRDLLDRGVAFRLGDKVKAIAWANDEFVVDLGKEQIHAGAVIAAPGRVGAYWLREVARSLGVGPQFGPLDVGVRVEFPAELYDPIERVMYDAKFRVRTSTYDDMVRTFCTNPRGFVVQEDHDEFVLVNGHAENECKTENTNFALLVHIELTDPVEDTTEYGRAIAKLATTIGGGRPILQRLKDLRAGRRSTADRIRRVSIQPTLAAFTPGDISMALPHRVVVDLVEAIDVLDRIMPGIASEGTLVYAPEIKFYDTQYRVGAGMETGLPGFYVVGDASGHSRGIVFAALTGILAARHIKARPG from the coding sequence GTGCGGTACGACGTAGCGGTGATCGGAGCGGGACCGGCGGGGTTGTTCGCCGCCCTGGAGCTCGCCGAGTCCGGGCTTTCCACGGTGGTGGTGGAGAAGGGGCAGGCCCCGCGGGAGCGCCGGAGCATCACGTGCGGGGTGGGGGGGGCCGGTGCCTTCTCCGACGGCAAACTGAATTTGACCCCGCGCATCGGGGGAGATCCGGCGGCGATCGGCTGTTCCGTGGCCGAACTGGCCGAGCTCATCGCCTACGTTGACCATGTGTTCACCCGCTACGGCGCCCCTGCCCAGTACTCCGGCGAGGACCACAAGGCGCTGGCTCGCCTGAAGAAGGCCGCCGCCGAGGCTGGGGTGGAGTTCATCTCCGGCCGTCAGCGCCACATCGGCACCGGCTGCATCCGCGAGGTCATCGACGCGATGTACCGCGACCTCCTCGACCGGGGGGTGGCGTTTCGGCTAGGGGACAAGGTCAAGGCCATCGCCTGGGCGAACGACGAGTTCGTCGTGGACCTCGGTAAGGAACAGATCCACGCCGGCGCGGTGATCGCCGCCCCGGGCCGGGTGGGGGCGTACTGGCTCAGGGAGGTGGCCCGCTCCCTGGGGGTGGGTCCCCAGTTTGGCCCCCTCGACGTCGGGGTGCGGGTGGAGTTCCCGGCCGAGCTCTATGACCCCATCGAGCGGGTGATGTACGATGCCAAGTTCCGCGTACGCACCTCGACCTACGATGACATGGTCCGCACGTTCTGCACCAACCCGCGGGGATTCGTGGTCCAGGAGGACCACGACGAGTTCGTGCTCGTGAACGGGCACGCCGAGAACGAGTGCAAAACGGAGAACACGAACTTTGCTCTCCTGGTGCACATCGAGCTCACCGACCCGGTGGAAGACACCACCGAATACGGCCGGGCCATCGCCAAGCTCGCCACGACCATCGGCGGCGGCCGGCCGATCCTGCAGCGGCTGAAGGACCTCCGAGCTGGGCGGCGATCCACCGCCGACCGCATCCGGCGGGTTTCCATTCAGCCCACGCTCGCCGCGTTCACCCCGGGGGACATCTCCATGGCCCTCCCCCACCGGGTGGTGGTGGACCTGGTGGAGGCGATCGACGTGCTCGACCGGATCATGCCCGGAATCGCGTCTGAGGGGACGCTGGTGTACGCGCCGGAGATCAAGTTCTACGATACCCAGTATCGGGTAGGGGCGGGGATGGAGACGGGGCTCCCCGGGTTCTACGTGGTGGGGGACGCGTCCGGGCATTCCCGGGGGATCGTGTTCGCCGCCCTGACCGGGATCCTCGCCGCCCGCCACATCAAGGCCCGCCCCGGCTAA
- a CDS encoding DUF72 domain-containing protein, with amino-acid sequence MELRIGCCGWAALRPADVGEADWRGRFPHKLQLYALHFPLVEVNSTFYRVPRPATADRWRALADGVNREFEFAVKVHQDITHKARFRGWEAREAWARSAEVAHRLRAKILLLQCPASFGPTPENTDALGGFLADIDRDGFLLVWEPRGDWGEDPKRVAAICREFSLVHCADPFKALPVTAGPIAYLRLHGSPPGERMYRYTYTDQDLQFLVEQVRSLEAEAVYVLFNNDTMARDALRFRCLMER; translated from the coding sequence ATGGAGCTGCGCATCGGGTGCTGCGGGTGGGCGGCGCTGCGGCCCGCCGACGTGGGCGAGGCCGACTGGAGGGGACGCTTTCCCCACAAGCTCCAGCTCTATGCGCTCCACTTTCCGCTCGTGGAGGTGAATTCCACGTTCTACCGCGTCCCGCGCCCGGCCACCGCCGACCGCTGGCGGGCCCTGGCCGACGGGGTAAACCGGGAGTTCGAGTTCGCGGTCAAGGTCCACCAGGACATCACCCACAAGGCACGGTTCCGCGGCTGGGAAGCCCGGGAGGCATGGGCCCGCTCCGCTGAGGTCGCCCACCGCCTGCGGGCCAAGATCCTTCTCCTGCAGTGCCCGGCCTCGTTTGGGCCAACCCCGGAGAACACGGACGCCCTGGGCGGTTTCCTTGCCGATATCGACCGGGATGGGTTTCTTCTCGTGTGGGAGCCACGGGGGGACTGGGGAGAGGATCCGAAGCGGGTCGCTGCGATCTGCCGGGAGTTCTCCCTCGTCCACTGCGCTGACCCGTTCAAGGCCCTCCCCGTGACCGCCGGCCCGATCGCCTATCTACGCCTGCACGGCTCCCCGCCCGGGGAGCGCATGTACCGCTACACGTACACCGATCAGGATCTGCAGTTCCTCGTGGAGCAGGTGCGCTCACTGGAGGCAGAAGCCGTGTACGTGCTGTTCAACAACGACACCATGGCCCGGGATGCGCTGCGTTTTCGGTGTCTGATGGAAAGATGA
- a CDS encoding metallophosphoesterase, with protein MRIGVVSDTHDNMGNLRRALARFRKRGVELVLHAGDIVSPFMAEPFRESGLRVVAVFGNNDGDKLYLQERFSEVGELVHGPHELVLAGRRIVLMHEPRVLSALAASGHYDLVVYGHTHNLEVRAGTPLVVNPGECGGWLRRPTCAVVDLAALAAEVLDLS; from the coding sequence ATGCGCATCGGAGTCGTTTCCGACACCCACGACAACATGGGGAACCTACGCCGCGCCCTGGCCCGGTTCCGCAAGCGCGGGGTGGAGCTCGTCCTCCATGCCGGGGACATCGTGTCCCCGTTCATGGCCGAACCGTTCCGGGAGAGCGGGCTCCGGGTCGTGGCCGTGTTCGGCAACAACGACGGGGACAAGCTCTATCTTCAGGAGCGCTTCTCCGAGGTCGGGGAGCTGGTCCACGGTCCCCACGAGCTCGTCCTGGCCGGGCGGCGGATCGTCCTCATGCACGAGCCGCGGGTCCTTTCTGCCCTCGCCGCCTCCGGGCACTACGACCTCGTGGTGTACGGCCACACCCACAACCTGGAGGTCCGCGCCGGGACACCCCTGGTGGTGAACCCGGGCGAGTGCGGGGGCTGGCTCAGGAGGCCGACGTGCGCTGTGGTCGACCTCGCCGCGCTTGCGGCAGAGGTTCTCGACCTCTCCTGA
- the surE gene encoding 5'/3'-nucleotidase SurE, producing the protein MVEPFILITNDDGYLSPGLLALQKALAKVGETWVLAPDRNWSAASRTRVFHKPLRLSTARLPDGEVVHVTNGSPSDCVLLALLGLAPRRPDLVVAGINAGANLGRDATYSGTVAAAMEGASAGLPAIAVSLDVGSEEAGQGGPDYEVAARLTARMARLTLAERAVLAGTLLNVNIPRGKPKGIRITRLGGKLWDDELVRGVDPRGRDYYWLTGEMLSSPPPGEEETDVWAVLSGYVSITPLQLDLTAYGVLDNLRRWEQEIPAD; encoded by the coding sequence ATGGTTGAGCCCTTCATCCTCATCACCAACGACGACGGCTATCTCTCCCCCGGTCTCCTCGCGCTGCAGAAGGCGCTGGCGAAGGTGGGGGAGACGTGGGTGTTGGCGCCGGACCGCAACTGGTCGGCTGCTTCCCGCACCCGGGTGTTCCACAAACCGCTCCGTCTGTCCACCGCCCGTCTGCCGGACGGGGAGGTGGTCCACGTGACCAATGGCTCCCCGTCGGACTGCGTGCTCCTGGCCCTCCTCGGGCTTGCCCCCCGGCGACCGGACCTGGTGGTGGCGGGGATCAACGCCGGGGCGAACCTGGGTCGTGACGCGACCTATTCCGGCACGGTGGCTGCGGCCATGGAGGGGGCCTCGGCCGGGCTCCCGGCGATCGCCGTGTCCCTCGACGTGGGATCGGAGGAGGCGGGACAGGGGGGGCCTGACTACGAGGTGGCCGCGCGGTTGACGGCCCGGATGGCCAGGCTGACGCTGGCCGAGCGGGCGGTGCTGGCCGGGACCCTTCTTAACGTGAACATACCCCGGGGAAAGCCAAAGGGGATCCGGATCACCCGCCTCGGGGGGAAGCTATGGGACGACGAGCTCGTGCGCGGGGTGGATCCCCGCGGGCGGGATTACTACTGGCTCACCGGGGAGATGCTCAGCTCGCCCCCGCCGGGGGAGGAGGAGACCGACGTGTGGGCGGTGCTCTCGGGGTACGTGTCCATTACCCCCCTCCAGCTCGACCTCACCGCGTACGGCGTGCTCGACAACCTGCGGCGGTGGGAGCAGGAGATCCCCGCCGATTAG
- the rsmD gene encoding 16S rRNA (guanine(966)-N(2))-methyltransferase RsmD, translating into MRIIGGAHRGRKLAEWHGTDIRPLRDRVRTALFDTLGGLVAGAEFLDLFAGTGAVGLEALSRGARRAVFVDSSPHAVRLIQENIRRLGYRDRTEVLRLDALAGIRVLAEQGRAFELAFVGAPYESGLAQRAVAALGEFVPLAPGALVVVETFHKEGVAARYGALRLELQRAYGETRLSFYRFVPDEMTGYTAPQQGVDDG; encoded by the coding sequence GTGCGGATCATCGGCGGGGCTCACCGGGGGAGGAAGCTGGCCGAGTGGCATGGGACGGACATCCGCCCCCTACGCGACCGGGTGCGCACCGCCTTGTTCGACACGCTGGGCGGGCTCGTGGCCGGGGCGGAGTTCCTGGATCTGTTCGCTGGCACGGGTGCGGTGGGCTTGGAAGCGCTATCGCGGGGAGCCCGCCGCGCCGTGTTCGTGGACAGCTCCCCCCACGCGGTGCGCCTGATCCAGGAGAACATCCGGCGCCTGGGCTATCGGGACCGAACCGAGGTGCTGCGCCTCGATGCGCTAGCGGGGATCCGCGTCCTGGCCGAACAGGGACGCGCCTTCGAGCTGGCGTTCGTCGGAGCACCGTACGAGAGCGGACTTGCCCAACGGGCGGTGGCCGCGCTGGGGGAGTTCGTCCCGCTCGCCCCGGGGGCGCTCGTGGTCGTCGAGACGTTCCACAAGGAGGGGGTCGCCGCTCGGTACGGCGCCCTTCGTCTCGAGCTCCAGCGCGCGTACGGGGAGACTCGGCTCTCGTTCTACCGGTTTGTCCCCGACGAAATGACCGGCTACACTGCGCCCCAACAAGGGGTTGACGATGGTTGA